DNA from Solirubrobacterales bacterium:
CGTCGCCGACCACCTCGAGCTTGATCCAGTCTGTCTCGAACGCCTCGCGCGCCAGGTGCGCGGTGCGTACGGCATCACGCGCCGTGTAGCAGCCGGCGGTGTTCGGAAGGGCGAAGAGCCCGAGGCCGTCGATCACCTCCAGCGCCGACCCGCGAGCGACCGGATCCACCCGGCGCAGCGCCACCGTGACGATCTCCGTTCCCGAGGCGAGCAACGCGCGCTCCATCGCCTCCATCGAGCGAAATCCCCCTGTGCCGACGATCAGTCGCGAGCCCCAGGTGCGCCCACCCACCCGAAACTCGTCAGCAGCCGCTGCGGAAGAGGCGGCGGCTTGATTCCTATCCCCCTTGGACCGCACGGACCACCTCCACGCTCTGGTCGGGCCGAAGCCTGGTCTCCTGCCATTCCGCCTTGCGTACCACCTCGCCGTCAACGGCGACCGCGACTCCGCGTACCTCGCCGGGGGCCCCCGCCTGGAGCACGGCGTCCGCGACCGTCGCGCCCGCGGGCAGCTCGACTCGCCGTCCGTTCAGCTCGATCATCATCGTGGGGCCTCCCCGGTGCTCGGCGCCGCTACCAGGCCCGGGGCGGTCTGTCCGGCGAAGCGGCCCGGGTGAGCGACCCGGACGTCCGGCGGCTGCGGCTCCCGGGCGAGCAGCGCGGCGACTGCCTCGGCCGAGATCGGCGCCAGCAGGATGCCGTTCCTGTAGTGCCCGGTGGCCAGGACAAGGCCATCCAGCGCACCAGGACCGATGAGCGGAGCGTTGTCCGGCGTCCCGGGTCGAAGGCCCGCGAGCGTCTCGACCAGCTCCAGCTCGGCCACCTCAGGGACGGCGCGGTATGCCTCGCGGAGCAACTCGTGAACCCCACCCGCCGTGACCTGGATGTCGAAGCCCCGCTCCTCCACGGTCGCTCCCACGATCACGCGACCGTCGGGACGCGGGACCAGATACACGCGCTCGGAGACGACGATCCGCTGGCAGACGGGCTTGTCGGGATCGCCCCGGAGCGTGAGTATCTGGCCCTTCACCGGACGCACCGGCGGTCGCGCCACGGGCGGCAGCCAGGAAGTCGCGCCCGACCAGGCTCCGGCGGCCAGCACTACGTGGTCAGCGTGGTGCTCTCGCCCATCCGCGGTAATCACGCCGGCCAGCCGATCGTCCTGGATCAGGGCCTCCGTGACCTCCGCCTCCACCAGCACCTGACCGCCACGTCGCTCGACTGCGACTGCCAGGGCCGGCAGCAGCAGACGCGGGTCGACCGCTGCCTCGGCTGGAGCGTGCACGCCCGCGGCGCAGGCCGGGGCCAAGCCTGGCTCCAGGTCCCTCAGGGCCCGCGGTCGCATCCATTCCACCCCGAGGTCGAGCGAATCCATCAACTCGAAGCGGCGTCGCAGCTCCTCCGCCTCGTCGCGATCGAGGGCAACGTGGATGGCGCCGCAGCGTGTGAAGCCGACCTCCAGCTCGCTTTCGGCGGCGAGCTCCGCAGCGAAGCCCGGCCACGCCCGCGCGGACGCCAGCCCGAGTCGCATCAATGCCTCCTCGCCCCAGGTAGCTTCGCC
Protein-coding regions in this window:
- the thiO gene encoding glycine oxidase ThiO is translated as MPADIQSSAEQHDDVVVPLKRSRPTDDGAEALDAVVVGGGALGLACAWRAARRGLRVRVLERDHPGDGASHVAAGMLAPVGEATWGEEALMRLGLASARAWPGFAAELAAESELEVGFTRCGAIHVALDRDEAEELRRRFELMDSLDLGVEWMRPRALRDLEPGLAPACAAGVHAPAEAAVDPRLLLPALAVAVERRGGQVLVEAEVTEALIQDDRLAGVITADGREHHADHVVLAAGAWSGATSWLPPVARPPVRPVKGQILTLRGDPDKPVCQRIVVSERVYLVPRPDGRVIVGATVEERGFDIQVTAGGVHELLREAYRAVPEVAELELVETLAGLRPGTPDNAPLIGPGALDGLVLATGHYRNGILLAPISAEAVAALLAREPQPPDVRVAHPGRFAGQTAPGLVAAPSTGEAPR
- the thiS gene encoding sulfur carrier protein ThiS, with amino-acid sequence MMIELNGRRVELPAGATVADAVLQAGAPGEVRGVAVAVDGEVVRKAEWQETRLRPDQSVEVVRAVQGG